The Aedes aegypti strain LVP_AGWG chromosome 3, AaegL5.0 Primary Assembly, whole genome shotgun sequence genome contains a region encoding:
- the LOC5566394 gene encoding poly(A) polymerase beta — translation MWNASNGGGGGGGGGGSSSSTNPTQSNTRTLGMTSAISLAEPKPEDIQKTTELEKALEPYNVFEEESELNHRMEILAKLNTLVKQWVRDVSISKNMPEALAEKLGGKIYTFGSYRLGVHHKGADIDALCVAPRNIERADYFGSFFELLKKQPEVTECRAVEEAFVPVIKMNFDGIEIDLLFARLALKEIPDNFDLRDDKLLKNLDPKSVRSLNGCRVTDEILRLVPNIDNFRLALRAIKLWAKKHGIYSNSLGYFGGVSWAMLVARTCQLYPNAVAATLVHKFFLVFSRWKWPQPVLLKQPDTVNLGFQVWDPRVNVQDRFHLMPIITPAYPQQNSTFNVSSSTRKVMLNEFNRGMQITDEIMLSKAGWDKLFEAPSFFFKYRHFIVLLVTSNNADDHLEWCGLVESKIRYLILNLERNQHINLAHVNPKCFEQHEQNQTERQRESDGSRASTLCSLWFIGLEFERSENLNVDLTESIQSFTDSVHKHAVHIKLLKDGMKIEARHVRRKQLSQYLDPNLLKRERKNSDSGLSISSIAAVAAAAAANTSGGGGGGGTTLRKRHSSEHLQATVNKKGRNDSFEQSPSNASSQSSSSSSSQSSQGAGSVSAANTTNTSVVASVNPTTNHNVSASNELPNSNNGAAPDVETSSSVEPSTTSYNHTTNHNDTTNTTTLVLDDSSSEATSGIQSQTTAPQTPTTPTPTANPGPGPQQQPPQTATEVVCS, via the exons ATGTGGAACGCCAGCAACGGCGGCGGAGGAGGGGGAGGTGGCGGCGGTTCCTCCTCCAGCACCAATCCGACCCAGTCCAATACCAGAACGCTTGGAATGACTTCGGCCATCAGTTTGGCCGAGCCGAAACCGGAGGACATTCAGAAGACGACGGAACTGGAGAAAGCCCTCGAACCGTACAATGTGTTCGAGGAAGAATCCGAGCTGAACCATCGAATGGAGATTCTGGCAAAGTTAAATACCCTGGTCAAACAGTGGGTACGTGATGTGTCCATTTCGAAGAATATGCCGGAAGCCCTGGCGGAGAAGCTGGGCGGAAAGATCTACACATTCGGTTCGTATCGGTTGGGGGTGCATCACAAGGGGGCGGATATTGACGCCCTGTGTGTGGCTCCGCGGAACATCGAACGGGCGGACTATTTCGGGTCGTTCTTTGAGCTGCTGAAGAAGCAACCGGAAGTGACCGAGTGCCGCGCCGTGGAGGAAGCGTTTGTACCTGTCATCAAGATGAATTTCGATGGGATCGAAATCGATTTGCTGTTTGCGCGGCTGGCGCTCAAGGAGATCCCGGACAACTTCGACCTGCGGGATGATAAACTGCTGAAGAACCTGGACCCGAAGTCGGTGCGCAGTCTGAACGGGTGTCGCGTCACGGACGAAATACTGCGGCTGGTTCCCAACATCGACAACTTCCGGTTGGCCCTGCGGGCGATCAAACTGTGGGCCAAGA AACACGGAATCTACTCCAACTCGCTGGGATATTTTGGTGGCGTATCGTGGGCCATGTTGGTCGCCAGAACCTGTCAGTTGTACCCGAATGCGGTAGCTGCCACGTTGGTGCACAAATTTTTCCTAGTATTCTCCCGGTGGAAGTGGCCCCAGCCGGTGCTCCTAAAACAACCCGACACCGTCAATCTGGGCTTCCAGGTGTGGGATCCGCGGGTCAACGTCCAGGATCGGTTCCACCTGATGCCGATCATTACGCCGGCATATCCCCAGCAGAACTCCACCTTCAACGTGTCCAGCTCGACGCGGAAGGTCATGCTGAACGAGTTCAACCGCGGTATGCAGATTACCGACGAAATTATGCTAAGTAAGGCCGGCTGGGACAAGCTCTTCGAGGCGCCGAGTTTCTTCTTCAAGTATCGGCACTTTATCGTGCTGCTGGTGACGTCGAACAATGCCGACGATCACCTGGAGTGGTGCGGCCTGGTCGAGTCCAAGATCCGGTATCTGATTCTGAACTTGGAACGGAATCAGCACATTAATTTGGCTCACGTCAACCCCAAGTGCTTCGAGCAGCACGAACAGAACCAAACGGAACGACAGCGAGAAAGCGACGGAAGCCGAGCTAGTACGCTCTGCTCGCTGTGGTTCATCGGGTTGGAGTTCGAGCGGTCGGAGAATCTGAACGTGGATCTGACGGAGAGCATACAGAGCTTTACCGACTCAGTGCACAAACATGCT GTGCACATCAAACTGCTGAAGGACGGCATGAAAATCGAAGCGCGGCACGTCCGACGGAAGCAGCTCAGCCAATACCTGGATCCGAACCTGCTCAAGCGGGAGCGTAAAAATTCCGACTCGGGTCTTTCGATTTCCAGCATAGCGGCTgtggcggcggcagcggcggCCAATACCagtggcggcggcggcggtggTGGCACCACCCTCCGGAAGCGGCACTCGTCCGAACACCTCCAGGCGACGGTCAACAAGAAAGGACGGAACGATTCT TTTGAACAGTCCCCGTCGAACGCGTCTTCGcagtcatcgtcgtcgtcctcGTCGCAATCCTCACAAGGAGCGGGTTCTGTGTCTGCAGCGAACACCACCAACACCTCGGTAGTGGCGTCTGTGAACCCAACAACTAACCACAACGTGTCCGCTAGTAACGAACTCCCTAACAGTAATAACGGCGCCGCACCAGACGTCGAGACGTCTTCCTCGGTGGAACCTTCTACGACCTCCTATAACCACACGACGAACCACAATGACACGACCAATACGACGACCCTGGTGCTGGACGATTCCTCGTCCGAAGCGACCAGTGGCATCCAGTCACAAACGACCGCTCCACAGACTCCGACGACACCGACGCCAACGGCCAATCCTGGACCAGGACCACAACAACAGCCGCCACAGACCGCTACCGAGGTGGTTTGCTCATGA